The Neorhodopirellula lusitana genome has a segment encoding these proteins:
- the aroA gene encoding 3-phosphoshikimate 1-carboxyvinyltransferase yields the protein MNTAASKTKSNTSCDLDRSQQPAITPRSSHASVTVVPGGAFNGVSGDDQGDGGAVQGSVRPPGSKSLTNRALVCAAFASGTSRLTGSLVSEDTEVMIASLSKVGVKIESLDAGRTLVVEGVTAADSAGDELNGPPIEMFIANSGTTVRFLTAALSAFGGKYRLSGVDRMHERPIGDLVDAISPAIDGSITAVSDGGCPPVEIDAKGWSGRSMSVAGGVSSQYLSGLMMAGPIASKPIELKITGQLVSIPYVRMTAKLMEAFGGQTDWDLEASQAIRVSGSYSACDYAIEPDASAASYFWAAAAVSGGRVTVEGLSEDALQGDVGFVRVLEQMGCEVNATDHSIEVVGGDLHGVDVNMSEISDTVQTLAVVALFADSPTRVRGVAHNRFKETDRIGNLAIELRKLGAQVDEHEDGLTIHPLPAEASSGHGDPVEMETYNDHRMAMSFAVAGLRIPNVRILNPACTGKTYPEFWADLEKLTGRPHHWQGGLTEKGKT from the coding sequence ATACAGCCGCATCCAAGACGAAGTCCAACACAAGCTGCGATCTCGATCGAAGCCAACAGCCTGCGATCACGCCGAGGTCGAGCCACGCCAGCGTCACGGTGGTGCCCGGCGGAGCCTTTAACGGTGTTAGCGGAGACGATCAGGGTGATGGTGGAGCTGTTCAGGGCAGTGTTCGGCCGCCCGGCAGTAAGAGTTTGACCAACCGAGCCCTCGTTTGTGCGGCATTTGCTAGCGGAACCAGCCGGCTGACAGGATCCTTGGTCAGCGAAGATACCGAGGTCATGATTGCGTCGCTATCCAAAGTAGGCGTCAAGATTGAATCGCTCGACGCAGGCCGAACCCTGGTGGTCGAGGGCGTGACGGCAGCCGATTCAGCTGGAGATGAGCTGAATGGCCCCCCGATTGAGATGTTCATTGCCAACAGTGGCACCACGGTCCGGTTTTTGACCGCGGCTTTGTCGGCTTTTGGCGGTAAGTACCGGCTTTCTGGCGTGGATCGGATGCATGAGCGGCCGATCGGCGACCTGGTCGACGCGATTTCCCCGGCAATCGACGGCTCCATCACCGCCGTGTCCGATGGGGGGTGTCCTCCTGTTGAAATCGACGCGAAAGGTTGGTCTGGCCGGTCGATGAGCGTGGCGGGAGGTGTCAGTAGCCAGTATCTGAGCGGCCTGATGATGGCGGGGCCCATTGCTAGCAAACCGATTGAACTGAAGATCACCGGCCAGCTGGTCTCGATTCCTTATGTTCGGATGACGGCGAAGCTGATGGAGGCTTTTGGCGGCCAGACGGATTGGGATCTGGAGGCCAGTCAGGCGATTCGTGTCAGTGGTAGCTATTCCGCTTGTGACTACGCGATTGAGCCGGACGCTTCGGCAGCCAGCTATTTTTGGGCGGCGGCGGCGGTCAGCGGCGGCCGCGTGACGGTGGAAGGGCTTAGCGAGGATGCGTTGCAGGGCGATGTGGGCTTCGTTCGAGTGCTGGAGCAAATGGGGTGTGAGGTCAATGCGACCGACCATTCCATCGAAGTGGTCGGTGGCGATCTGCATGGCGTCGACGTCAACATGAGCGAGATCAGCGACACCGTTCAAACGCTGGCGGTCGTGGCCTTGTTCGCGGACTCGCCGACTCGCGTTCGCGGCGTCGCCCACAATCGGTTCAAGGAGACCGACCGGATCGGCAATCTTGCTATCGAGCTGCGAAAGCTGGGGGCTCAAGTGGACGAGCACGAAGACGGCCTGACGATTCATCCGTTGCCGGCCGAGGCGAGTTCGGGGCACGGCGATCCGGTTGAAATGGAAACCTACAACGATCACCGGATGGCGATGAGCTTTGCGGTGGCAGGATTGCGAATCCCGAATGTTCGAATTCTGAACCCGGCGTGCACGGGCAAGACCTACCCCGAGTTCTGGGCAGATCTGGAGAAGCTGACCGGGCGTCCGCATCATTGGCAGGGCGGCCTAACCGAGAAGGGCAAGACATGA
- a CDS encoding N-formylglutamate amidohydrolase gives MSLLVTCDGGGWKTPVRLKGRLNDRLPEVGVLRLPEPGLDSAVSIPIGASSIQNVADDPALHVALPQCGGRRCDRAANLAARKIALHSGADLIVNEYRADLVNVGRSLHHRSLFPAPVRELPEATRKAIVEEIYTPYRNRVRQRIERLLCSWSYVVHLSIRTFEAKSANGQWRRGDLGLQYDSSRPDEVDWCLDAIDELYDAVPNLKVRRNHPHRGTNDSLTKSMRSEFSPEVYLGIEIDLNRAWAARPVGRRDLVLDLIGQAIGGLKAEPIRMAA, from the coding sequence ATGAGTCTGTTGGTGACATGCGACGGCGGCGGTTGGAAGACACCTGTGCGTTTGAAAGGACGCCTGAACGATCGACTTCCCGAAGTCGGTGTGCTGCGTTTGCCGGAGCCCGGTTTGGATTCCGCTGTGTCGATTCCGATCGGTGCCAGCTCGATTCAGAACGTCGCCGACGATCCGGCTTTGCATGTTGCGTTGCCTCAGTGTGGCGGCCGGCGATGTGATCGGGCGGCAAACCTGGCGGCTCGCAAGATTGCCCTACACAGTGGTGCTGATTTAATTGTCAATGAATACCGCGCGGACCTGGTGAACGTGGGGCGGTCCCTGCATCACCGGTCACTATTTCCAGCCCCTGTTCGTGAGCTTCCCGAGGCGACTCGCAAGGCGATCGTGGAGGAGATTTACACGCCGTACCGCAACCGTGTGCGGCAGCGGATTGAGCGATTGCTGTGCAGTTGGTCGTACGTGGTTCATCTGTCCATCCGCACATTCGAGGCAAAGTCGGCGAACGGCCAGTGGCGGCGAGGCGACTTGGGATTGCAATACGATTCATCACGTCCTGATGAAGTGGATTGGTGCCTGGACGCGATCGATGAACTTTATGATGCGGTGCCGAATTTGAAGGTGCGTCGCAATCACCCGCATCGCGGAACCAACGATTCGTTGACCAAGTCCATGCGGTCGGAGTTTTCGCCGGAGGTGTATCTGGGGATCGAGATCGACCTGAATCGGGCCTGGGCGGCGCGTCCGGTCGGGCGACGCGATCTGGTGCTGGACCTAATCGGTCAGGCGATCGGTGGCCTGAAGGCCGAGCCGATTCGGATGGCGGCGTAG